The window CGTAGTCGGCCCGCAACTCGGTCATGCCCGACAACGCGACCTCGATGGGTCCGCGGTGGGGATATGCACCACCGTGCATCAGCACCCGACCGTCGCAGCCGATGCGGGTGGCCAGATCCGCAGCCCGGGCCATCTCCGAGGCCGGGAGCGCCCCTTCCACGGCACTGGGCAGGGCCGAGAGGATGGCCATGGACGTGTCGGAGCGCACGAACATCTCCACGAAGTACGCCGACACCGTGAAGCACGTGGTCGGGTCGCCCTCAGCGATGCCCTCGGGGCAGCCGGCCTGGGGGAAGGCCCTGGTCCATCGGCCGTCGAGGGGGTCGATGTCGGCGTTCACGTAGTAGGACTGGACGTCGCAGATGAACTCGTCGCCGCTCAACTCGTGTTCGGCTCGCTCCTCGTCGAGGGTGGCCTCCGGGCTCACCTCGAAGGTGCCACCCGGTGAGGTACCTCTCGATCGCGCTTCCTCGTTGGAGCATGCGGCCAGGGTGAAGAGGGTGGCCGCGGCTCCGGACGCACCGAGCAGGAACCGGCGTCGGCTGACACCGAGCTTGCGGGCGTGGTCGTCGGCGAGGGCGTGGGTACGGCGGATCGACTCCCGTAGCAACGGGGAATGTGGGACCGGTAGGAACTCACCGTTGGAAACCGGTCCGTACTTGATGGGTAGCCACTGATCGTCGTTCACGGTGAGCCTTCCGGTGGTTCGGGACTGCCAAGACGTGGTTCGGGACGGTGCCGCGGCGGGTGGGGAGAGCCCAAGGGTGGAGCGGCCGGCGCGGAGGAGAGGCCACCCATCATTGTTGGAAATGCCCCCGGAGCGCGGTGAGGGACAAGACTGGGGCCCGGTCGTGTCAACCGAACGCGTCGTTGGCACGTCTCCAGAGCAGATGCCTGCACCGACCCGACTTCCAGAGGGCTTCGACGCCTCCTTCGATGCGCTGTTCGCACGCGCCTATCGGGTGGCTCGTCGGATCCTGGGCGACTCGGCAGCGGCCGAGGATGTGGCCGCCGAGGCCATGGCTCGCGCCTATGCCCATTGGGCCAAGATCGCCGATCAACCATGGCGTGAGGGGTGGGTGGTCCGGGTGGCAAGCAACTTGGCCCTCGATGTCGTTCGCAAGGAAGCCCGGGTCTCCAACGTCGAGATCGAGAGGGTGGTCGAAGACGACGATGTGGCCGTGCGGGTGACGCTGTCCGAAGCCCTATCTCGCCTGCCCCGCCGGCAACGGGAGGTGGTGGTGCTTCGCCACCTCGGCGGCCTGTCAGAGGCCGAGTGTGCCGATGCGTTGAGCGTGTCAACCGGGGCGGTCAAGACCCACCTGCATCGCGGTCTTGCCGCTCTGCGGGTTCGGCTCGGTCCGGTGATGAGCGCCGAGGGGGTGAGCGCCAATGGTTGATGACCAGTGGCCGGTCGCCACCTCCCGAGAAGAGATGTTGGCCCGGGTGGCGGCGCGGGGCCGTAGGATCCGAGCCACTCGCGGTGCCCTCAACGCGGTGGCGGTGTTGGCGGCCATCGGTGTGTCCAGCATCGGGGTCGGCGCTGTCGTCCAGAGGGTTTCCGACGGTACCTCCGGCACCGAGGTCGATGGAGTGGCCACCGGTCCCCAGCGCCCCGAGTTCCCCACCGACGCGGTTGGTGATCCCGATGTCGGTCCCCGCCCGACCGGCGTACCCGACGATGGTGTTGGTGAGAGCAACGGTTCGGAATCGGCTGGTTCTGGGCGGACCACCACGACCAGACCGGGGTCGTCCACCAGTGGGACCACGGCGCAGTCCACGGCGCAGTCCACGACGCCTCAGACTGGCTCGAGTTCTTCGTCCACCACCTCGACCACCCCAGGTACCACGGTGACGACGACAGTCGTGGTCACCACGACCACTGTCCCCACCGACCCCACCGGCCCTTCCGACGGTGCCACCCCCAGACCTGCGGTCGGCAACCCGAAGGCCAGGACCAGCGGACTGCCGACCAACCAGAGCATCTGCGCCGGTGAGAACGACTCGGTGGTCGTGGTCGAGATCATGGGCGCAGACTTCGCCACCCTCAGCTGGACCCAGGGCAGCGAGACCACGATGGTCCCAATGGAACGTGACGGAACCAGCTGGTGGGCTCCCATCGGCGCTGTCGACGGCCAGGTCAGCGGAGCTCCCATCATCGTGAGCATCGAGGCTCAGGGGATGGGCGGCACCGCACACGAGACCGCGGTGTTCGACGTGGTGGAGTGCACCCCCCAACCCCGGGCCTGATCCGCGCCTCTGCCGCATCCGTCTTGACCTGAGCAGGTCCGGTTGCCGGCTTGGGTCGGCTCGCAGTTCCGCTCGCTTTGTTACCGGTCACGTTGGCGCGAGGCGCCGACGACCCTAGGGTGCAGGTCGATCGTCTTGTGCGAGCGTCGACGGCCTGGGTTCGGGCCGTGGCCGTCCCGGACCCGAACCCATCTGAGGCTGAACGTTGCCTGCTGTCGAAGTGAACTCGATCGACGCCGACCACGGCATCGACGAAGTGGTCTTGGCCCGTCGGTGGGCGATCCTGGCGGTGCTGTGCACCAGCTTGATGATCGTCATCATCGGCAACACCAGCCTGAACGTGGCCATCCCAACCTTGGCCCGGGATCTGGGCGCGTCCACCAGTCAGCTGGCGTGGATGGTCGACGCCTACTCGTTGGTGTTCGCCGGCCTGCTGTTCACCGCGGGGACGCTGGGGGATCGCTACGGTCGCAAGGGGGCGCTGCTGTCGGGTCTGGCCGTCTTCCTGGTCGGCACAACGGTGGCCGCCGTCGGCGACTCGGCTGGTCAGGTGATCGCCGCCCGAGCGGTGATGGGCGTGGCTGCCGCCTTCGTGATGCCCTCTACCCTGTCGATCCTCACCAACGTGTTCCCCGCCCACGAGCGGCCTCGGGCCATCGCCATCTGGGCCGGCATCTCCGGTGGTGGGGCGGCGATAGGGCCGATCGCGTCGGGGTACCTGTTGGAGCACTTCTGGTGGGGCTCGGTGTTCTTGGTGAACATCCCGGTCATTCTGGTGGCGTTGGTGGCGGTCACCGTGTTGGTGCCGACCTCGAAGGACCCCAACGAGCAGCCACTCGACGTTCCTGGTGCGGCCCTGTCCATCGTGGCGTTGGGGTCGCTGGTGTACGGGATCATCGAGGGTCCTCATCACGGGTGGGCATCGCCGGCGTCGCTGCTCACCTTCGGGGTGGCGGTGGTGGCCATGGTCGCCTTCTTGGTGGTGGAGTCCCGGGTGGCGCACCCGATGCTGGACCTCAAGTTGTTCGGTGACCGTCGCTTCAGCGTGGCTTCTGCCGGGATCACCCTGACGTTCTTCGCCATGTTCGGCACCTTCTTCTTGGTGGCTCAGTACTTCCAGATGGTGTTGGGCTACTCGCCGCTCAAGTCGGGGATGCTCCAGTTGCCCATGGCCATCGTGATGATGAGCCTGGCACCGCAGGTCCCCAAGCTGGTCGCTCGCTTCGGCACCCATCGGGTGGTCCCGGTCGGGCTGACCTCGACGGCGCTCGGCCTTTTCGTGTTCTCTCAGATGACGGTGAGCTCACCGCTGTGGTCGATCTACTTGTCGGTGGTGCCTTTGGCGTCGGGCATGGCCCTGACCATGACCCCCTTGACCACGCTGATCATGTCGTCGGTGCCGCTCCACCGAGCCGAGGTCGGTTCGGCCATGAACGACACCACCCGAGAGCTCGGCGGTGCCCTCGGTGTGGCGGTGCTGGGTTCGGTGGTCTCATCGGTGTACGTGGACCGGTTGGCCCCCGTCACCGCTGGCCTTCCCGAACAACTGCGATCGGTGGCCGACTCAGGTCTGGGCGGCGCTCTCGGGGTGGCCGCCCGCATGGGGCCGGCGGGTGTGGAACTGGCCGATGCCGCTCGCCAGGCCTTCGTGGACGGGATGAGCACGGCCGCCATGGCCGGCGGTGTGGCCGTTCTGATCGCGGCGGGGGTGGCGGCTCGCCTGTTGCCCCGCGGCGGCTTCCTGCCCGCGGGCGCCCATGCCGGTGATCAGGGTGCGGCCGGCGATGTGGTCGACGAGGGTCAGCACACCACCTCACCGGTCCTCGACTGACCCTGGGGTCAGCGGATGCCGATTGCACCTGGGGGGATGACGCCTAGACGGCCGGCCTCGAAGTCCTCGAAGGCCTGGACCAGTTCGGCGCGGGTGTTCATCACGAACGGTCCGTGCTGGGCCACCGGTTCGCCGATCCGTTGGCCGCCCAGCACCAAGACGTCGAAGGCGTCGGTCCGTGAGTCGGGGCTGGGTGAGCCTCCCAACGTCAACACGTTGCCCGGGCCGGTCACGGCCAGTTGGCCCGAGGACAGCGGCCGCTGGTCGGTTCCGACCGTGCCGGCGCCGCTCAGCCCGTACACGAGCCCGTTCCAGTCCTGGTTCCAGGGCAGGTCGACCTGGGCACCGGGGGCGATGGTGAGGTGTTGCATGGTGATGGGGGTATGGGTCGAACCCGGTCCAGCGTGGCCGTCGACGTCTCCGGCGATGACCCTGATCAGTGCCCCGCCGTCAGGCGAGGCGAGCAGGGTCACGTCACCGGGTTCGAGCCCCTGGTATCGGGGTTCGATCATCTTGTCGGCGGCGGGAAGGTTCACCCACAGTTGGAGGCCGTGGAAGAGGCCGCCGGAGGCCACCAGCGCTTCTGGTGGGGTTTCGATGTGGAGGATGCCGCGCCCGGCGGTCATCCACTGGGTGGCTCCGTTGGCGATGACACCGCCGCCGCCATGGGAGTCCTGGTGGAGGAAGGTGCCGTCGATCATGTAGGTGACGGTCTCGAAGCCGCGATGGGGGTGCCACGGGGTGCCCTTGGGTTCGCCGGGGGCGTATTCGACCTCGCCCATCTGGTCCATGTGGATGAACGGGTCGAGGTCGGCGTGGGAGACACCGGCGAAGGCGCGGTACACCGGGAAGCCTTCGCCTTCGAAGCCCTTGGGGGCGGTGGTGACCGACCGGATCGGTCGTGGAACCGAGGTGGCAGGGTCTGGAGTGCTCAGGCGGGGTAGGGCCAGGATGTTGTCGGTGGTTACGGCGGGCATGGGGGCCTCCTTCGTGACGACCCTCATGGTCGTCCGTTCTTGTTGACATGTCAACTACTTTGGGAGGCGTTCGATTCCCGTCCTGGGCAATGTCGGCTTTCGAACCGGTCAGTGCCGTTCCAGCCAGATGACCGAAAGAGGTGGAAGCGTGAGTTCGGTCGAGGTCGGTTGACCGTGACGGCCCTCGCCATCGGCGGATGCTGACCCCAGGTTGCCCATGCCCGACCCGCCGTAGTGGGTGGAGTCGGTGTTGAGGACCTCCTGCCACGGCCCCGCTATCGGTAGGCCGATCCGGTAGTGGTGGCGGGGAACCGGGGACAGGTTGGCCACGCACACCATCGGTGGCTCACCGCTGCGGCCGGCGCCGCGCCAGAACGCGGCCACGTTCTGGTCGGGATCGTCTCCCACCAGCCAGGCGAACGTGGACGGGTCGGCATCGCTGGCCCACAGCGAAGGGCGGGATCGGTACAGGCGGTTCAGGTCCCGTACCAGGTCTTGGACACCCTGATGGCCGGGGTCGGCCAGCAAGTGCCAGTCCAGGGACCGGTCGTGATCCCACTCGGCCTCCTGGGCCAGCTCACCTCCCATGAACAGCAGCTTCTTGCCCGGATGTGCCCACATCCAGCCGTACAGGGCCCGGACGTTGGCCAGTTGCTGCCAGCGGTCGCCGGGCATTCGGGTGAGGATCGAACCCTTCTCGTGGACGACCTCGTCGTGGGACAGCGGGAGCACGAACCGC is drawn from Microthrixaceae bacterium and contains these coding sequences:
- a CDS encoding sigma-70 family RNA polymerase sigma factor yields the protein MPAPTRLPEGFDASFDALFARAYRVARRILGDSAAAEDVAAEAMARAYAHWAKIADQPWREGWVVRVASNLALDVVRKEARVSNVEIERVVEDDDVAVRVTLSEALSRLPRRQREVVVLRHLGGLSEAECADALSVSTGAVKTHLHRGLAALRVRLGPVMSAEGVSANG
- a CDS encoding DHA2 family efflux MFS transporter permease subunit: MPAVEVNSIDADHGIDEVVLARRWAILAVLCTSLMIVIIGNTSLNVAIPTLARDLGASTSQLAWMVDAYSLVFAGLLFTAGTLGDRYGRKGALLSGLAVFLVGTTVAAVGDSAGQVIAARAVMGVAAAFVMPSTLSILTNVFPAHERPRAIAIWAGISGGGAAIGPIASGYLLEHFWWGSVFLVNIPVILVALVAVTVLVPTSKDPNEQPLDVPGAALSIVALGSLVYGIIEGPHHGWASPASLLTFGVAVVAMVAFLVVESRVAHPMLDLKLFGDRRFSVASAGITLTFFAMFGTFFLVAQYFQMVLGYSPLKSGMLQLPMAIVMMSLAPQVPKLVARFGTHRVVPVGLTSTALGLFVFSQMTVSSPLWSIYLSVVPLASGMALTMTPLTTLIMSSVPLHRAEVGSAMNDTTRELGGALGVAVLGSVVSSVYVDRLAPVTAGLPEQLRSVADSGLGGALGVAARMGPAGVELADAARQAFVDGMSTAAMAGGVAVLIAAGVAARLLPRGGFLPAGAHAGDQGAAGDVVDEGQHTTSPVLD
- a CDS encoding pirin family protein, with amino-acid sequence MPAVTTDNILALPRLSTPDPATSVPRPIRSVTTAPKGFEGEGFPVYRAFAGVSHADLDPFIHMDQMGEVEYAPGEPKGTPWHPHRGFETVTYMIDGTFLHQDSHGGGGVIANGATQWMTAGRGILHIETPPEALVASGGLFHGLQLWVNLPAADKMIEPRYQGLEPGDVTLLASPDGGALIRVIAGDVDGHAGPGSTHTPITMQHLTIAPGAQVDLPWNQDWNGLVYGLSGAGTVGTDQRPLSSGQLAVTGPGNVLTLGGSPSPDSRTDAFDVLVLGGQRIGEPVAQHGPFVMNTRAELVQAFEDFEAGRLGVIPPGAIGIR